AAGGTGAGTTCATCCGCATCGGGATCGACAGGCAAGCGGCCCGCCGCGAAGGCGTGATAGTCGCCCGCCAGGGAAACGACATTGCCGATCTTTTCTTCCTTCAGAAAAGACATCAGCTCCGCGAGTTCGCCGGGATAGCCCTGCCAGGCATCGGTCCCGACATAGCCGTCCTCAAGCCCCGCGAAGGGGATGCGCGCGAAATCGAGCCGCATCTGCAATGCGGGGGCGCTATTGGCCCAGATCCGCCATCTCGCCGTCGAGGCTTTCATCGCGGCCTTGAACCATGCCTTTTGCGGTCCGCCCAGCTGCGTGCCGCGCGGCGCCTTGACGCGCGGGTTCGGCATTTCCTTGCCGCCATAGCGGAGTGTCTCGGGCGGGTTGCCGTCATTCGCGCTGCGTCCGGCATCCAGCAGTTTGACCAGGCGGACGGGTGGCACGGGTGCGCCCTTGATGAAACCCTTTATCTCTTCGGTAATGACAGGTGGGCTCCGATAGCTCCGAAGGTCTGTTATCACCATGTCGAGCATCGCGCCCCAGCGCAGCGTCCGGTAAATGGTGAGGCTCGATATGGCTTTCAGGTTGTCCGTACCCTGATAGAGATAGTTCTCGTCCGGTTCGCCCAGCTCGCCATCCTCGACACGCACATTCCGGAAGTCATGCGCCGCGCGTTCGATGCCGTTGAATTTCGGCGTTTGAGAGAGCACTGCGGGAATGAATTCAAACCACGCCTTGTTGGCGGCGAGCTTCCGCTTTGCCGCGGGCCCGCCATCGCCGAAATAAGTGTCGTGGCTCTGCCAGGCATCGTTCGTGAATTCATGGTCGTCCCATGTATGCACGAAAGGAAAGCGTGCCCGTGCCGCCTGCAGGTCGGGATCGGTGAGATAGGTCTTGTAGAGCGCGCGGTAATCGGCAAGCGAAACGGCGGCCTGTCCGCCCTTCTGCCACCACGGTCTTGTGCCGTCCGGCACCCAGGGTTCCGTGCCGTCGGGCAGGGGGCCGGCCAGCCGCGACGGCCGCCGGTCTTCCGGCACATCGCCAGTGCGTTCGTAAATGAAGTCGCCAAGATGCAGCACGAAGTCGATCTGTTGCTCCGGCGCGGCGGCAATGTCGTCATTCACCAGCCGCCGCAACGCGCCGTAATAGCCTTGCTCGTAGTTCTGGCAGGAGACAGCGGCAAAGCGTACGTCGCGCTTGGTGCCGGGGCGTGGCGCGGTGCGCGTGCGGCCCGGCTCGGCCGAGCTGTCGCCGCCGGCATAGAAGCGATAATAGTAAACAGTGTCGGGAGCGAGCCCGCGCACGAAGACGCGGACGGTGTGGTCGGAGGCGCGTGTCGCCCGTACCGCTTGTTGTACGACCACGCGCGCGAAATCCGTATCGGTCGCGACCTGCACGTAAAGGTCGATATCGCCGTTCGGCAACGCCGCCTCCGGGTCGATTGCCTCGACGCGCGTCCACAGCATGACGGCGTCCGGCTGCGGGTCACCGGAGGCCAGGCCTTGCGGAAAATGAAAGGCGCCGCGCGCCGCTCTTGCCGTGCCAAGTGACGGCACAAAGGGCGTGGTCATCGCGGTGGCGACGAAGCATCCCGCCGTTGCCGCAAACAGCTTCAGAAATTCGCGACGGTCTAGCGACGCCCCCGACATAAGTCCCTGTACCCCACACTCTTCACCGGTTACGGGCGCAGTTATAGAGACTTTGGGTGCGGGCGGGAACGGCGCTAGCCGATCTTTTTTCGGCCCTTGACGCGGGCCGCCGGTTTGGGCGCGGCCTTGCGGGCACTTGTCTTGCTCTTCGCCGCGGCGCTTGCCTTGCGTGTCTTTGCGTTCGCTCCGGCGCTTTTGCCGGGCCGGCGCTTGAAGAGCTCTTTCAGATAGTGCCCGGTATAGGAGCGCGGTTCGGCCGCGACATCTTCCGGTGTACCCGCCGCCACGATCTCGCCACCGCCG
Above is a window of Parvibaculum lavamentivorans DS-1 DNA encoding:
- a CDS encoding alkaline phosphatase D family protein, translating into MSGASLDRREFLKLFAATAGCFVATAMTTPFVPSLGTARAARGAFHFPQGLASGDPQPDAVMLWTRVEAIDPEAALPNGDIDLYVQVATDTDFARVVVQQAVRATRASDHTVRVFVRGLAPDTVYYYRFYAGGDSSAEPGRTRTAPRPGTKRDVRFAAVSCQNYEQGYYGALRRLVNDDIAAAPEQQIDFVLHLGDFIYERTGDVPEDRRPSRLAGPLPDGTEPWVPDGTRPWWQKGGQAAVSLADYRALYKTYLTDPDLQAARARFPFVHTWDDHEFTNDAWQSHDTYFGDGGPAAKRKLAANKAWFEFIPAVLSQTPKFNGIERAAHDFRNVRVEDGELGEPDENYLYQGTDNLKAISSLTIYRTLRWGAMLDMVITDLRSYRSPPVITEEIKGFIKGAPVPPVRLVKLLDAGRSANDGNPPETLRYGGKEMPNPRVKAPRGTQLGGPQKAWFKAAMKASTARWRIWANSAPALQMRLDFARIPFAGLEDGYVGTDAWQGYPGELAELMSFLKEEKIGNVVSLAGDYHAFAAGRLPVDPDADELTFAALEIMTGAISSGSMYEGAARATRDSGFFHRAVVLDDEGTKRENWNNTLVNGLRAGILANYSSSEYIHNMFRNERASPGLDYMDADGHGYTLVTLTDTTMQVEQVNVGDVTRDAGPEGAAVLRRARFSAKPWDGGGEPALEGPVFEGTPPYPWIANEKDKET